The following are from one region of the Phycisphaeraceae bacterium genome:
- the glmS gene encoding glutamine--fructose-6-phosphate transaminase (isomerizing) — MCGIVAYLGSKQAAPILIEGLKRMEYRGYDSAGLAIMGERLTVLRSVGRVANLEAKVESSGVLMGTLGLAHTRWATHGGVTESNAHPHRDDRHGIAIVHNGIIENYAALRQYLAERGHTFVSETDTEVLAMLIGELYSPDEGIDLEAAVQAALREVTGAYAIAAICAHEPDTIVCARKGSPLIVGIGSGEFVVASDPSAIVAHTTQVFYINDYNVVRITRDGFRTSTLDNVEVLPKMQQLEIELDQIELGTFDHYMKKEIHEQPACIRTAMRGRVDHKESKIVLGGLSVLSKELVRARRFIMTAQGTALHAAMIGEYLFEDFARVPTECEYASEFRYRNPIIEEGTVIIAVSQSGETADTLAALTEAKERGALALGVINVVGSTIARETDAGVYLRVGPEIGVASTKAFTGQVAALTMISIYLARRRHMSEAACSALLAELEQIPDKMERVLEHDELIRTIAQKYAHRENWLFLGRGYNYPTALEGALKLKEISYIHAEGMPAAEMKHGPIALIDDGMPVVFIATQGSQYEKVMINIEEVRSRGGHVIAVATEGDRNIQSLAEDVVFVPPCPEPLSPLLTVVPLQLLAYHAAVIRGHDVDKPRNLAKSVTVE; from the coding sequence ATGTGTGGAATCGTTGCGTATCTGGGCTCGAAGCAGGCAGCTCCGATCCTGATCGAAGGCCTCAAGCGAATGGAATACCGCGGCTACGACTCGGCAGGGCTTGCCATCATGGGCGAGCGCCTTACCGTGCTGCGCTCCGTCGGGCGCGTGGCCAACCTTGAGGCCAAGGTCGAAAGCAGCGGCGTCCTCATGGGTACCCTCGGCCTTGCCCACACACGATGGGCAACCCACGGCGGCGTGACCGAATCCAACGCCCACCCCCACCGCGACGATCGCCACGGCATCGCCATCGTTCACAACGGCATCATCGAGAACTATGCAGCACTGCGGCAATATCTGGCTGAACGCGGGCACACCTTCGTCAGCGAAACCGACACCGAAGTTCTGGCCATGCTCATCGGGGAGCTGTACAGCCCCGATGAAGGCATCGACCTCGAAGCGGCTGTGCAAGCGGCTTTGCGCGAAGTCACCGGGGCCTATGCCATTGCAGCAATTTGTGCACACGAACCCGACACCATCGTCTGCGCCCGCAAAGGCTCGCCACTGATCGTCGGTATCGGCAGCGGCGAGTTCGTCGTCGCGTCGGACCCCTCGGCCATTGTCGCACACACAACACAGGTGTTCTATATCAACGACTATAACGTCGTGCGCATCACACGCGACGGGTTCCGCACATCGACGCTCGACAACGTCGAAGTTCTGCCCAAGATGCAGCAACTCGAGATCGAACTCGACCAGATCGAACTCGGAACATTCGACCACTACATGAAAAAGGAGATCCACGAACAGCCTGCGTGCATCCGAACAGCCATGCGCGGGCGCGTGGATCACAAGGAATCCAAGATCGTTCTGGGCGGACTCTCGGTGCTGAGCAAGGAACTCGTGCGGGCCCGGCGCTTCATCATGACCGCGCAGGGCACCGCCCTCCATGCTGCGATGATCGGTGAATACCTGTTCGAGGATTTCGCCCGCGTGCCGACCGAATGCGAATACGCCAGCGAGTTCCGCTACCGCAATCCCATCATCGAAGAGGGCACGGTCATCATCGCGGTAAGCCAGTCGGGCGAAACTGCCGACACGCTTGCGGCATTGACCGAAGCCAAAGAGCGTGGTGCGCTGGCTCTGGGCGTCATCAATGTCGTGGGCTCGACGATCGCACGAGAAACCGATGCGGGCGTGTATCTGCGTGTGGGGCCTGAGATCGGCGTCGCGTCGACCAAAGCCTTTACTGGGCAGGTCGCGGCACTGACCATGATCTCGATCTATCTCGCGCGGCGTCGGCACATGTCCGAAGCCGCCTGCTCGGCGCTCCTGGCCGAGCTCGAGCAGATCCCCGACAAGATGGAACGAGTTCTCGAGCATGACGAACTCATCCGCACCATCGCCCAGAAGTATGCCCACCGCGAAAACTGGCTCTTCCTCGGGCGTGGGTACAACTATCCCACCGCTCTCGAAGGCGCACTCAAACTCAAGGAAATTTCGTACATCCACGCTGAAGGCATGCCCGCGGCCGAAATGAAGCACGGCCCGATCGCCCTCATCGACGATGGCATGCCCGTCGTCTTTATCGCCACACAAGGCAGCCAGTACGAAAAGGTCATGATCAACATCGAAGAGGTCCGCTCGCGTGGGGGCCACGTCATCGCTGTGGCCACCGAGGGCGACCGCAACATCCAGTCCCTGGCCGAGGATGTCGTCTTCGTTCCCCCCTGCCCCGAGCCGCTGAGCCCCTTGCTCACTGTGGTCCCATTGCAGTTATTGGCGTATCACGCGGCTGTGATTCGAGGACATGACGTCGATAAGCCGAGAAACTTGGCAAAGAGTGTCACTGTGGAGTGA
- a CDS encoding type VI secretion system contractile sheath large subunit has product MSMNFSFDHLRSTLRGERPGRPEPEQPFRVLVIGDLSGRASRGQVEPLSGRKVHALDIDTMDTVMSSLNVRLAIGASTPRALGMGFREIDDFHPDTLLVRVEVFGALRSLRARLLNPASSAAAAAEIRAWASPASSIIEPKPAEAPATPQSEFEALLGTGSRSGATNPQRSQLDALIRDLVGPSIVPGAEPDFAHLAATIDGAISDLMRGILHDPAFQSLEAAWRSVHELITRLELSEDLTLSVLDASRAELADDLVAHRGAGLMDLLVERPRRTAGANPWSVICLLESFDATVEDAHLAGGLALAAHAAGAPLLAGASAGMIGSASIAEQPRPENWTQQTSADAGRAWDLVQSMPEAAALGLALPRVLLRQPYSPRTNPIDAFEFDECPPSSPHESYLWGNAAMCPTLILARGFAERGWMLDVESGGDIESLPVVVRGSGSDAIALPCAEAWLTDTASQRLLERGVIPILSVQHRDAVRVPRLCSIVGDRLAARWA; this is encoded by the coding sequence ATGTCGATGAACTTCTCGTTCGATCACCTGCGCTCAACTCTGCGAGGCGAGCGGCCCGGCCGCCCCGAGCCCGAGCAACCTTTCCGCGTGCTGGTCATCGGCGATCTCTCGGGGCGTGCCAGTCGCGGGCAGGTCGAGCCACTGAGCGGCCGCAAAGTTCACGCACTGGACATCGACACGATGGACACGGTGATGTCGTCGCTAAATGTGCGGCTTGCGATTGGAGCGAGCACGCCTCGCGCGCTCGGCATGGGTTTCAGAGAAATCGACGACTTCCACCCCGACACCCTCCTGGTCCGTGTTGAAGTCTTCGGCGCGCTGCGGTCGCTCCGCGCCAGGTTGCTCAATCCCGCATCGAGTGCGGCTGCGGCTGCGGAGATCCGCGCGTGGGCTTCGCCTGCGAGTTCGATCATCGAGCCCAAGCCAGCCGAAGCCCCGGCCACTCCTCAATCTGAGTTTGAAGCCCTGCTCGGCACCGGCAGCCGTAGCGGTGCGACAAATCCGCAGCGCAGTCAGCTCGACGCACTGATCCGCGATCTGGTCGGACCTTCTATCGTGCCAGGAGCCGAACCGGACTTTGCCCACCTGGCTGCAACAATCGACGGTGCGATCAGCGACCTTATGCGAGGTATTCTGCACGACCCCGCGTTCCAATCGCTCGAAGCCGCGTGGCGAAGCGTCCACGAACTCATCACACGTCTGGAACTCTCCGAGGATCTGACGCTCTCTGTGCTCGATGCCTCGCGCGCTGAACTCGCTGACGATCTCGTGGCGCACCGCGGGGCGGGTCTGATGGACCTACTTGTCGAGCGACCTAGACGCACCGCCGGCGCGAATCCATGGAGCGTGATCTGCCTGCTCGAATCATTCGACGCGACGGTCGAGGATGCTCACCTTGCAGGCGGACTGGCGCTCGCGGCGCACGCTGCTGGCGCCCCGCTGCTAGCTGGTGCGTCGGCGGGGATGATCGGGTCGGCCTCGATCGCCGAACAGCCCAGACCCGAAAACTGGACACAGCAGACAAGTGCCGATGCCGGGCGCGCGTGGGATCTGGTGCAGTCGATGCCCGAAGCCGCCGCCCTGGGGCTGGCGTTGCCACGCGTCCTACTCAGGCAGCCTTACAGCCCGCGCACAAACCCGATCGATGCATTCGAGTTTGATGAGTGTCCGCCAAGCTCTCCGCACGAGTCATACCTGTGGGGTAATGCGGCGATGTGCCCAACGTTGATCCTCGCTCGAGGGTTTGCCGAACGTGGGTGGATGCTCGACGTCGAATCGGGTGGGGACATCGAAAGCCTGCCTGTAGTCGTGCGTGGCTCGGGTTCGGATGCTATCGCGCTCCCTTGCGCCGAAGCGTGGTTGACGGACACTGCATCGCAGCGGTTGCTGGAGCGAGGGGTCATTCCGATCCTGAGCGTGCAGCACCGTGATGCTGTGCGGGTGCCGCGGCTGTGCTCGATCGTGGGCGACCGACTCGCTGCTCGATGGGCATAG